Genomic window (Eriocheir sinensis breed Jianghai 21 chromosome 57, ASM2467909v1, whole genome shotgun sequence):
gacgttgaggaagaggaggaggaggaggaagaagaggaagaaggaggagatgtacCACTAGTAGGGGTCTTCGTAGcattagtaatagtggtagttatCGAGGCAGGgacagcagtggtagtagtagtagcagtagcagcagcagcagtagtagcaccagcagtagtagtaacagcggcagtagtagtagaagtggtgacAGTGGTAACATTCCCAGTGGTGTTGAGTGGAGTTGAAGTCTGACCGGAGGATACGTTGACAGATGGTGTTGAATCCGCTGGTGGGTCCgtgtgaggggggggcgggggggtcgaggccacaacaccatcatcatcatcatcggtgcCATTCTCACCACCGTTCACCACCGGGGGGTCAgcgtggtggtgagagtggtggtggtgatccggCTTTCGGGTCCCGTTCGTGTCCTCCATCACCGCCAGGGTCACCGCCGCCTCGTGCAAGGTCACCACCCCTGACTTGGTGACCctcgtggtggtgttggtggtgttggtgatggtggtggcgttgtGGGTGAGGGCGGCTGCTTGTGGGGGCTGGGCGAGGATTTTGTTGTGGGCGTGGCGGGCGGCATTGGAGCTgtcgtgggtgtggtggtggtaggtgtggTTGTGGAGGGGGACAGGCTGGAACACGACCACGGTCCTGTCGCTGACCTAGAGGGAGGAACACGGCTGGTAAAGGCATGGAAGGGGGGCATGAGACACGCCAAGAGGTGCCGCTATCGGTGAGGCAGtgttagaaaaaaggaagagaggaaggaaggaagagcgagaaaactaaggcgaaggaaggagagggaggactgACATATTCAAGagaaaaatatacattcaaaaagaGGTTATGTGGGGTTAAGgttataggagctgccttgtgggtacaggccaaccggcctcctgcagactccttacgttcttatgttctgatgtcAGGTTGGGTCACCTCAGGTGACAAGAGATCAGGCAAGAAGCCTCTCCCGATAGCCGATACAGGAAGGGCCTGCCGCTCTGTGGCTGCTGATTGGTTACAGCTGACCCGATGATGGTTGGGCAAAATCTGTTGGACAGCGGGCGCTCAACAGCGCTTCCTTATTGTTCTATACTTTTGTTTTCATATTCGTTGTCACCTGAATAGACTGTAGTGAATAGACTGTAGTGTTGGGAAGAAAGAGAGgctgagagataaagaggagctAGGAGAGGGATGTGATTCTAGTGTTgggaagaaagagacgaagaagaagagggagaggaatgttAGATTACGTACCATTGGCAAGAAGGGAACACCGCAGCGAACGCCGAACAGTTACCAAGAGTCTTCCTTACCTGTGCCAGACGCAGCCACAGGTACGGCACCACGCCCAGCGCCACCAGCAGCAGCGCCGTCAGCAGCACCCTCACCACccacgcccccgcccccccacgcCCCCGCTCGTCGCCGACCACCGTATACAGCACGTACTTCTTCTCTTTACCATCCACCGCCTTCTCCTCCATctgcgggagagagagatgagagatttGGGggatggttgactcttgcataggTAAATGGGATAAAGTGAAATGCGTGTTGAGCGAGGCGAAACTAAGAGAATAGAAGCATATATTTCTCCTCtctgtggaggaaagagaaggatatgaaagtggtgagagatcggggacgctggttaactcttgcatatgaaAATGGGATAAAGTGAAATGCGTGTTGAATGAGGTGATATTAAAAGAATAGAAGCATAGATTTCTCCTCTCTGTGGACgaaagagaaggatatgaaggtAGTGAGAGATTGAGCTGAGGGTTGACTCTTGCATATGAAAATGGGATGGagtgaaaaatgtgaaaattGGAGTGAAACGAACATTATAGGAGGaaacgggaaaaccacccatgaaaaccaggccaatcttctctgtggccttgggaaacagccgTAATTGAAAGGGGTGAGATAGTGAAAAATGacggtcaactcttgcataaaatTCGTGGACtttgaagaagggaaaaggagggatatGAAATTAGAGGTATTGTTATAAAATGGAGCACTACAGAGATAGAGttaaaggaaggggatgagagagtggaaatgaaggttgactcttgcataatatTCGTGGACtttgaagaagggaaaagaaggagggagatgaaattaGATATATTGTTATAAAATGGAGCACAGACtttgaagaagggaaaagaaggagggagatgaaattaGATATATTGTTATAAAATGGAGCACAGAGATAGAGTtatagaggaaagggatgagagagtggaaTTGAAGGTACACTCTTGCATAATATTCGTGGACtttgaagaagggaaaagaaggagggagatgaaattaGAGGTATTGTTATAAAATGCAGCacagaggtagagaggaagattgaggacgttgggaaagggctaataataataataataataataataataataataataatgatgatgatgatgatgatgatgatgatgataatgatgatgatgatgatcttaCATAATATTCTAGTCCTCTcacgttc
Coding sequences:
- the LOC126984481 gene encoding mucin-5AC-like isoform X1; translation: MVLMVVVVVVVVVIVNEMEEKAVDGKEKKYVLYTVVGDERGRGGAGAWVVRVLLTALLLVALGVVPYLWLRLAQVSDRTVVVFQPVPLHNHTYHHHTHDSSNAARHAHNKILAQPPQAAALTHNATTITNTTNTTTRVTKSGVVTLHEAAVTLAVMEDTNGTRKPDHHHHSHHHADPPVVNGGENGTDDDDDGVVASTPPPPPHTDPPADSTPSVNVSSGQTSTPLNTTGNVTTVTTSTTTAAVTTTAGATTAAAATATTTTTAVPASITTTITNATKTPTSGTSPPSSSSSSSSSSSSTSTSVPSTIKTSSSASASSSSSSSSSSLSSSTTTTAPTTTTTTTSSTPTTTTTTSSSSSSSSSSRHPLSHKMVYVATTASGNHVGGFCVWRTDGVETRWNYFYENIPIEYQSPQDTEDHEMRGMAAAVRTWAPLWDDHHVVLRSHHPVIKGSRHPTRRALSVLLEKLSAGHFTYELEWRLRKTDYVVEISYSLSRLHRDFTHWFHVFKKQVDSLLGNQDWETARTERRTPIPESAFNITKLDDSPALPFDSLPPLDPLE
- the LOC126984481 gene encoding mucin-5AC-like isoform X2; translation: MEEKAVDGKEKKYVLYTVVGDERGRGGAGAWVVRVLLTALLLVALGVVPYLWLRLAQVSDRTVVVFQPVPLHNHTYHHHTHDSSNAARHAHNKILAQPPQAAALTHNATTITNTTNTTTRVTKSGVVTLHEAAVTLAVMEDTNGTRKPDHHHHSHHHADPPVVNGGENGTDDDDDGVVASTPPPPPHTDPPADSTPSVNVSSGQTSTPLNTTGNVTTVTTSTTTAAVTTTAGATTAAAATATTTTTAVPASITTTITNATKTPTSGTSPPSSSSSSSSSSSSTSTSVPSTIKTSSSASASSSSSSSSSSLSSSTTTTAPTTTTTTTSSTPTTTTTTSSSSSSSSSSRHPLSHKMVYVATTASGNHVGGFCVWRTDGVETRWNYFYENIPIEYQSPQDTEDHEMRGMAAAVRTWAPLWDDHHVVLRSHHPVIKGSRHPTRRALSVLLEKLSAGHFTYELEWRLRKTDYVVEISYSLSRLHRDFTHWFHVFKKQVDSLLGNQDWETARTERRTPIPESAFNITKLDDSPALPFDSLPPLDPLE